In Catenulispora sp. MAP5-51, the following proteins share a genomic window:
- a CDS encoding PH domain-containing protein has translation MERTSVQVTDNHDHDRQTPGPLDPYNLPVPDHVPPLPATFRPRRTRVAVVAVSTALIVTLVVVSLILPDTGSTAWSVPERVGFAAIGPIISAGLYLLARPKIVADETGLTVVNTVRTQHLEWAEIVRVNMRPGDPWVLLDLDSGEVLPAMGIQASGGKAARKAAGELRALVDEHTVTERDD, from the coding sequence ATGGAACGGACCAGCGTGCAGGTGACGGACAATCACGATCACGACCGCCAGACCCCCGGCCCGCTCGACCCCTACAACCTCCCGGTTCCCGATCACGTCCCGCCGCTGCCGGCGACGTTCCGGCCGCGGCGCACCCGCGTGGCGGTCGTGGCGGTGTCCACGGCGCTGATCGTGACCCTGGTCGTGGTCTCGCTGATACTGCCCGACACCGGCTCCACCGCCTGGTCGGTCCCCGAGCGGGTGGGCTTCGCGGCCATCGGCCCGATCATCTCCGCGGGCCTGTACCTGCTGGCGCGCCCGAAGATCGTCGCGGATGAGACGGGCCTGACGGTGGTCAACACCGTGCGCACGCAGCATCTGGAGTGGGCCGAGATCGTGCGGGTGAACATGCGGCCCGGCGACCCGTGGGTCCTGCTGGACCTGGACAGCGGCGAGGTGCTGCCGGCGATGGGGATCCAGGCCTCCGGCGGGAAGGCGGCGCGCAAGGCCGCCGGGGAGCTGCGGGCGCTGGTGGACGAGCACACGGTGACCGAGCGGGACGACTAG
- the leuE gene encoding leucine efflux protein LeuE codes for MLGTVDLPTFVLGALLIVLLPGPNSLYVLTVGARKGVRTGYRAASGVFLGDAVLLTLTAAGAASMLKRSPATFDVVKFLGAGYLAWLGFGMLRAAWKAWRQRAAAPAADAAEAAAMAEAVEAAERPFRRALVVSLLNPKAILFDLAFLTQFVSPHAAHPTEAFALLSTIVMLFSAGYLSVLIFTGHRLATAFRRRKRLAASMTGGIGSLFLGFALKLATASLGAA; via the coding sequence ATGCTCGGGACTGTTGATCTGCCGACCTTCGTGCTCGGCGCCCTGCTGATAGTGCTGCTGCCGGGGCCCAACTCGCTGTACGTGCTGACCGTCGGCGCGCGCAAGGGAGTGCGCACCGGCTATCGCGCCGCCTCCGGCGTGTTCCTCGGCGACGCGGTGCTCCTGACCCTGACCGCCGCCGGCGCGGCGTCGATGCTGAAGCGCTCCCCAGCGACGTTCGACGTGGTGAAGTTCCTCGGCGCGGGCTACCTGGCCTGGCTCGGCTTCGGAATGCTGCGCGCGGCCTGGAAGGCCTGGCGGCAGCGCGCCGCGGCCCCGGCCGCCGACGCGGCCGAGGCCGCCGCGATGGCCGAGGCGGTGGAGGCCGCCGAGCGGCCGTTCCGGCGCGCGCTGGTGGTCAGCCTGCTGAACCCGAAGGCGATCCTGTTCGACCTGGCGTTCCTGACCCAGTTCGTGAGCCCGCACGCGGCACACCCGACGGAGGCCTTCGCGCTGCTGTCGACGATAGTGATGCTGTTCTCGGCCGGGTATCTGAGCGTGCTGATCTTCACCGGCCACCGGCTCGCGACCGCGTTCCGACGGCGCAAGCGGCTGGCGGCGTCGATGACCGGCGGGATCGGGTCGCTGTTCCTGGGGTTCGCGCTGAAGCTGGCGACGGCTTCGCTGGGCGCGGCTTAG
- a CDS encoding AMP-binding protein yields the protein MSQTDPSTAVPDPYAERPWLRFYAAGVPTDVTVPDVPVTRLLDDAADAFPDRAALVFFGRKTSYKQLRRDVDRLAGALRAMGVAKGDRVALVLPNCPAAVTAFFAITRLGAVMVACNPLYTDSELRHQLTDSGAKVAIVFDGAYATLDAARPGTAVEHVVSVCLADFLPSLKRKLLDLPLGAAREKRERLITPLPPGARAVPYTELMETSPGPVGQEPVDPATDLAVLQYTGGTTGRPKGAMLTHRNLVANSHQVQAWDQGAQVGRESVLCVLPLFHVYGLMLCVVTGVLLAGTLVLLPTFDPELVLDAVKHERPTVFPGVPPIYSKLLEHPKIGKYDLRSIRTCISGAMRLPVDTIDAFQKATGGRLAEGYGMTESSPVTLANPLNANSRPGTIGLPLPNTHVKIVDEFRQDRVLPIGAAGELVVYGPQLFQGYWNQEDETRLALRNGWLYTGDIGVMSPDGYVTLIDRKRDVVIASGFSIYPSEIEDVLREHPAVYDAAVIGVPDPYRGETVKAVIQLAEGMSATAEELDVFAHQHLAPYKVPKLISFRDDLPRNMIGKVLRRVLREEHAAEHPEDGGEAPGQDPFANYKR from the coding sequence GTGAGCCAGACCGACCCGTCTACCGCCGTGCCCGATCCCTATGCGGAACGGCCATGGCTGCGGTTCTACGCAGCGGGTGTGCCCACCGACGTCACCGTCCCCGACGTCCCGGTGACCAGGCTCCTCGACGACGCCGCCGACGCCTTCCCGGACCGCGCCGCCCTGGTCTTCTTCGGCCGCAAGACCAGCTACAAGCAGCTGCGCCGGGACGTCGACCGGCTGGCCGGCGCGCTGCGGGCGATGGGCGTGGCCAAGGGCGACCGGGTCGCGCTGGTGCTGCCGAACTGCCCGGCCGCCGTCACCGCCTTCTTCGCGATCACCCGCCTCGGCGCGGTGATGGTCGCCTGCAACCCGCTGTACACCGACTCCGAGCTGCGGCACCAGCTCACCGACTCCGGCGCGAAGGTGGCGATCGTCTTCGACGGCGCCTACGCCACCCTGGACGCCGCGCGGCCGGGCACCGCGGTGGAGCACGTGGTCTCGGTCTGCCTGGCCGACTTCCTGCCCTCGCTCAAGCGCAAGCTTCTGGACTTGCCACTGGGCGCGGCCCGGGAGAAGCGCGAGCGGCTGATCACGCCGCTGCCGCCGGGGGCGCGCGCGGTGCCGTACACCGAGCTGATGGAGACCTCGCCGGGCCCGGTCGGGCAGGAACCGGTGGATCCGGCGACCGATCTGGCGGTGCTGCAGTACACCGGCGGCACCACCGGACGGCCCAAGGGCGCCATGCTCACCCACCGCAACCTGGTCGCCAACTCGCACCAGGTGCAGGCCTGGGACCAGGGCGCGCAGGTGGGCCGGGAGTCGGTGCTGTGCGTGCTGCCGCTGTTCCACGTCTACGGGCTGATGCTGTGCGTGGTCACCGGCGTGCTGCTGGCCGGGACACTGGTCCTGCTGCCGACGTTCGACCCGGAGCTGGTGCTGGACGCGGTCAAGCACGAGCGGCCCACTGTGTTCCCCGGCGTGCCGCCGATCTATTCCAAGCTGCTGGAGCACCCCAAGATCGGCAAGTACGACCTGCGCTCGATCCGGACCTGCATCTCCGGGGCCATGCGGCTGCCGGTGGACACGATCGACGCCTTCCAGAAGGCGACCGGCGGCCGGCTCGCCGAGGGCTACGGCATGACCGAGTCCTCCCCGGTGACCCTGGCCAACCCGCTGAACGCCAACTCCCGGCCCGGCACCATCGGGCTGCCGCTGCCGAACACCCACGTGAAGATCGTCGACGAGTTCCGCCAGGACCGCGTGCTGCCGATCGGCGCGGCCGGGGAGCTGGTGGTGTACGGGCCGCAGCTGTTCCAGGGCTACTGGAACCAGGAGGACGAGACCAGGCTGGCGCTGCGCAACGGCTGGCTGTACACCGGCGACATCGGGGTGATGTCGCCGGACGGCTACGTGACGCTGATCGACCGCAAGCGCGACGTGGTCATCGCCTCCGGCTTCTCCATCTACCCCTCGGAGATCGAGGACGTGCTGCGCGAGCACCCGGCCGTCTACGACGCGGCGGTGATCGGCGTCCCGGACCCGTACCGCGGGGAGACGGTGAAGGCGGTGATCCAGCTCGCGGAGGGGATGTCGGCCACCGCCGAGGAACTCGACGTCTTCGCGCACCAGCACCTGGCGCCCTACAAGGTGCCCAAGCTCATCTCCTTCCGCGACGACCTGCCGCGCAACATGATCGGCAAGGTCCTGCGGCGGGTGCTGCGGGAGGAGCACGCGGCGGAGCATCCCGAGGACGGCGGCGAGGCGCCGGGGCAGGATCCGTTCGCGAACTACAAGCGGTAA
- a CDS encoding ketopantoate reductase family protein: MRYIIIGAGAVGGSIGGRLAESGRDVVLVARGAHLEALKRDGLRLLTPDADLRLPIPAVSGPEELGELRRDDVLVLCVKSQDTASTLNLWARSPVAGGGTAAELLPVVCAQNGVENERTALRLFQNVYGLCVWLPSVHLEPGVVAANCAPQSGILTVGRYPDGVDDVIKQIGHDLGESRFDAPVVDDVMRWKYGKLLNNLGNAFDAVGDLSADEPLAERLVATAREEGIRALNAAGIPFVGTAERRAVQGGRMDFAEVPGAPRGGGSSWQSLARGTGSIETDYLSGEISLIGRMHGVPTPVNALMQRLSARFAAEGRAPGSLPIAELAELVEQALESAG, from the coding sequence ATGCGCTACATCATCATCGGCGCCGGCGCGGTCGGCGGCAGCATCGGCGGCCGCCTGGCCGAATCGGGGCGGGACGTGGTCCTGGTCGCGCGGGGGGCGCACCTGGAGGCCTTGAAGCGGGACGGGCTGCGGCTGCTCACCCCGGACGCCGACCTGCGGCTGCCGATCCCGGCCGTCTCCGGTCCGGAGGAGCTCGGCGAGCTGCGGCGCGACGATGTGCTCGTGCTGTGCGTGAAGTCGCAGGACACCGCGAGCACCCTGAATCTGTGGGCGCGCTCCCCGGTCGCCGGCGGCGGCACGGCCGCCGAGTTGCTGCCCGTGGTCTGCGCGCAGAACGGCGTCGAGAACGAGCGCACGGCGCTGCGCCTGTTCCAGAACGTGTACGGGCTCTGCGTGTGGCTGCCCTCGGTGCACCTGGAGCCCGGGGTGGTCGCGGCCAACTGCGCGCCGCAGTCCGGCATCCTCACCGTCGGCCGCTACCCCGACGGCGTCGACGACGTCATCAAGCAGATCGGCCACGACCTCGGCGAGAGCCGCTTCGACGCGCCGGTGGTCGACGACGTGATGCGCTGGAAGTACGGCAAGCTGCTGAACAACCTGGGCAACGCCTTCGACGCGGTCGGCGACCTGAGCGCGGACGAGCCGCTGGCCGAGCGCCTGGTCGCGACCGCGCGCGAGGAGGGCATCAGGGCCCTGAACGCCGCCGGCATCCCCTTCGTCGGCACGGCCGAGCGCCGCGCGGTCCAGGGCGGGCGCATGGACTTCGCCGAGGTCCCCGGCGCGCCGCGCGGCGGCGGCTCCAGCTGGCAGAGCCTGGCCCGCGGCACCGGCTCGATCGAGACGGACTATCTGTCCGGCGAGATCTCGCTGATCGGCCGCATGCACGGCGTCCCCACGCCGGTCAACGCGCTGATGCAGCGGCTGAGCGCGCGCTTCGCCGCGGAGGGGCGGGCTCCGGGGAGCCTGCCGATCGCGGAGCTGGCGGAACTGGTGGAGCAGGCGCTGGAGTCCGCGGGCTGA
- a CDS encoding lipid-transfer protein — protein MSRTDSVAVAGVGMHPWGAWGKPFIGYGSAAARAALADAGIGWRDVQLVVGGETIRNGYPGFVAGSALSQALGWHGAPVASCYAACATGAQALSTARAHILAGLADVVLVVGADTTPKGFFAPVGGERPDDPDWLRFRLLGATNPAYFGLYARRRMALRGSTEADFAAVKVKNARAGALNPNARFRAEVDAETVLNSPMVSDPLRLLQICATSDGAAAVVLTSEDYARRLNKDAVRIRAVSAPTPTYPRTVPDFPYLASDSMASNSTATAAPATRTFRESLAHAAYEAAGIGPEDVDLAEVYDLTTAMELDWYEEIGLCAPGDAEKLLHEGATALGGRVPVNTSGGLSSFGEAIPAQAIAQVCELTWQLRGDAGARQVERARVGVAVNQGLFGHGSAIVVGRK, from the coding sequence TTCATCGGATACGGCTCGGCCGCGGCGCGCGCCGCCCTGGCCGACGCCGGTATCGGCTGGCGCGACGTCCAGCTGGTGGTCGGCGGCGAGACGATCCGCAACGGCTACCCGGGCTTCGTCGCCGGCTCGGCCCTGTCCCAGGCCCTGGGCTGGCACGGCGCACCGGTGGCGAGCTGCTACGCGGCGTGCGCGACCGGCGCGCAGGCGCTGTCCACCGCCCGCGCGCACATCCTGGCCGGCCTGGCCGACGTGGTCCTGGTGGTCGGCGCGGACACCACCCCCAAGGGTTTCTTCGCCCCGGTCGGGGGCGAGCGCCCCGACGACCCGGACTGGCTCCGCTTCCGCCTGCTCGGCGCGACGAACCCGGCGTACTTCGGCCTCTACGCCCGCCGCCGCATGGCCCTGCGCGGCTCGACCGAGGCCGACTTCGCGGCGGTGAAGGTGAAGAACGCCCGCGCCGGCGCCCTGAACCCGAACGCGCGCTTCCGCGCGGAGGTCGACGCCGAGACGGTCCTGAACTCCCCGATGGTCAGCGACCCCCTGCGCCTGCTGCAAATCTGCGCCACCAGTGACGGCGCCGCGGCGGTCGTGTTGACGTCCGAGGACTACGCCCGCCGCCTGAACAAGGACGCGGTGCGCATCCGCGCCGTCTCGGCACCCACGCCAACCTACCCGCGAACCGTCCCGGACTTCCCGTATCTGGCCTCCGACTCCATGGCCTCTAACTCCACGGCGACCGCCGCACCCGCGACCCGCACCTTCCGCGAGTCGCTGGCGCACGCCGCGTACGAGGCGGCGGGCATCGGTCCAGAGGACGTGGACCTCGCGGAGGTCTACGACCTGACGACCGCGATGGAGCTGGACTGGTACGAGGAGATCGGCCTGTGCGCCCCCGGCGACGCCGAGAAGCTGCTGCACGAGGGCGCGACCGCGCTCGGCGGCCGCGTCCCGGTCAACACCAGCGGCGGCCTGAGCTCGTTCGGTGAAGCGATTCCGGCACAGGCCATCGCGCAGGTCTGCGAGCTGACCTGGCAGCTGCGCGGCGATGCCGGCGCGCGGCAGGTGGAGCGGGCCCGGGTCGGGGTCGCCGTGAATCAGGGATTGTTCGGACACGGGTCGGCGATCGTGGTGGGGCGGAAGTAG